A genomic region of Miscanthus floridulus cultivar M001 chromosome 3, ASM1932011v1, whole genome shotgun sequence contains the following coding sequences:
- the LOC136541739 gene encoding uncharacterized oxidoreductase At1g06690, chloroplastic-like isoform X1, translating to MAAGTSCLASSPRLTTLAASSRRPGWHPRRPAVHRCAAAVDGRKTTVQSKAGDALEVCRVVNGMWQVSGASWGLAQPAAAVDAMLRYADGGLTTFDMADIYGPAEDLYGMFINRVRRERPPEFLEEIKGLTKWVPPPVKMTRSYVEDNINRSRKRMDVAALDMLQFHWWEYSNPGYLDALKHITDLKEEGKIKTVALTNFDTDRLQIILENGIPVVSNQVQHSIVDMRPQQRMAELCQLTGVKLITYGTVMGGLLSEKFLDTNVSIPFAGPPLNTPSLQKYKRMVDAWGGWSLFQTLLQTLKKVSLKHGVSIATVAVRYILNQTSVAGSMVGVRLGLSEHIKDTNAIFSLELDEEDMNSITEVSKKGRNLMDIIGDCGDEYRA from the exons ATGGCGGCGGGCACCAGCTGCCTCGCTTCATCGCCTAGGCTAACAACGCTGGCCGCGAGCTCGAGGCGGCCGGGTTGGCATCCGCGACGTCCGGCAGTGCACCGGTGCGCCGCTGCGGTGGACGGGAGGAAGACGACGGTGCAGAGCAAGGCGGGGGACGCGCTGGAGGTGTGCCGGGTGGTGAACGGTATGTGGCAGGTGAGCGGCGCGTCGTGGGGCCTCGCACAGCCGGCGGCGGCCGTGGACGCCATGCTCCGGTACGCGGACGGCGGCCTCACCACGTTCGACATGGCTGACATAT ATGGACCAGCAGAGGATTTGTATGGCATGTTCATCAACAGAGTTAGGCGGGAGCGCCCACCTGAGTTTCTCGAAGAAATCAAGGG GCTTACCAAGTGGGTACCACCTCCGGTTAAGATGACAAGAAGTTATGTCGAGGATAATATCAACAGATCCAGGAAGAGGATGGATGTTGCTGCGTTGGACATGTTGCAGTTCCACTG GTGGGAATACTCAAATCCAGGATACTTGGATGCACTAAAGCACATCACAGACCTGAAGGAGGAAG gCAAGATAAAGACTGTGGCCCTGACAAACTTCGATACAGACAGACTGCAAATAATTCTAGAAAACGGAATCCCAGTTGTGAGCAACCAG GTTCAACATTCTATCGTTGATATGCGCCCTCAGCAGAGAATGGCAGAGCTTTGCCAGCTAACTGGAGTTAAACTTATAAC GTATGGCACAGTGATGGGTGGTCTTTTGTCTGAAAAGTTTCTTGACACCAATGTATCAATACCTTTTGCTGGTCCTCCTCTAAATACCCCATCCTTGCAGAAATATAAGAGG ATGGTCGATGCTTGGGGTGGCTGGAGCCTGTTCCAGACTTTGCTTCAAACCTTAAAGAAGGTGTCACTGAAACACGGTGTTTCTATTGCAACGGTTGCTGTGAGATACATACTGAACCAG ACATCTGTTGCAGGTTCCATGGTCGGTGTGAGATTGGGACTCTCTGAACACATCAAAGATACCAATGCCATATTCTCACTTGAATTGGATGAAGAGGACATGAACAGCATCACTGAAGTATCGAAGAAGGGCAGAAATTTGATGGATATTATTGGGGATTGTGGTGACGAGTACCGAGCTTAG
- the LOC136541739 gene encoding uncharacterized oxidoreductase At1g06690, chloroplastic-like isoform X2, with amino-acid sequence MSSTAARAVPPAAAAPPPLPRRLRPARCSAGAAAAETATAGPTRVATVSNRGDSLAICRVLNGMWQTSGGWGRIDRDAAVDAMLAYADAGLSTFDMADHYGPAEDLYGMFINRVRRERPPEFLEEIKGLTKWVPPPVKMTRSYVEDNINRSRKRMDVAALDMLQFHWWEYSNPGYLDALKHITDLKEEGKIKTVALTNFDTDRLQIILENGIPVVSNQVQHSIVDMRPQQRMAELCQLTGVKLITYGTVMGGLLSEKFLDTNVSIPFAGPPLNTPSLQKYKRMVDAWGGWSLFQTLLQTLKKVSLKHGVSIATVAVRYILNQTSVAGSMVGVRLGLSEHIKDTNAIFSLELDEEDMNSITEVSKKGRNLMDIIGDCGDEYRA; translated from the exons ATGTCGTCCACCGCAGCACGCGCCGTCCCGCCGGCTGCCGCGGCGCCGCCTCCCCTCCCACGCCGCCTGAGGCCCGCGAGGTGCTCGGCCGGAGCAGCCGCGGCGGAGACGGCCACCGCGGGGCCGACAAGGGTGGCGACCGTCAGCAACCGCGGGGACTCCCTGGCGATATGCCGGGTGCTCAACGGCATGTGGCAGACCAGCGGAGGGTGGGGCCGCATAGACCGCGACGCCGCTGTTGACGCCATGCTCGCGTACGCCGACGCCGGGCTCTCCACCTTCGATATGGCTGACCACT ATGGACCAGCAGAGGATTTGTATGGCATGTTCATCAACAGAGTTAGGCGGGAGCGCCCACCTGAGTTTCTCGAAGAAATCAAGGG GCTTACCAAGTGGGTACCACCTCCGGTTAAGATGACAAGAAGTTATGTCGAGGATAATATCAACAGATCCAGGAAGAGGATGGATGTTGCTGCGTTGGACATGTTGCAGTTCCACTG GTGGGAATACTCAAATCCAGGATACTTGGATGCACTAAAGCACATCACAGACCTGAAGGAGGAAG gCAAGATAAAGACTGTGGCCCTGACAAACTTCGATACAGACAGACTGCAAATAATTCTAGAAAACGGAATCCCAGTTGTGAGCAACCAG GTTCAACATTCTATCGTTGATATGCGCCCTCAGCAGAGAATGGCAGAGCTTTGCCAGCTAACTGGAGTTAAACTTATAAC GTATGGCACAGTGATGGGTGGTCTTTTGTCTGAAAAGTTTCTTGACACCAATGTATCAATACCTTTTGCTGGTCCTCCTCTAAATACCCCATCCTTGCAGAAATATAAGAGG ATGGTCGATGCTTGGGGTGGCTGGAGCCTGTTCCAGACTTTGCTTCAAACCTTAAAGAAGGTGTCACTGAAACACGGTGTTTCTATTGCAACGGTTGCTGTGAGATACATACTGAACCAG ACATCTGTTGCAGGTTCCATGGTCGGTGTGAGATTGGGACTCTCTGAACACATCAAAGATACCAATGCCATATTCTCACTTGAATTGGATGAAGAGGACATGAACAGCATCACTGAAGTATCGAAGAAGGGCAGAAATTTGATGGATATTATTGGGGATTGTGGTGACGAGTACCGAGCTTAG